The proteins below are encoded in one region of Oncorhynchus masou masou isolate Uvic2021 chromosome 15, UVic_Omas_1.1, whole genome shotgun sequence:
- the atf4b gene encoding activating transcription factor 4b isoform X1, translating into MTMMSSQFGLDDMEALLWGPSSLMADPMGSLRHQDEVTSIEGGASLLSSSSSSSLLLLSPPPTPPSLLLQEEKAEADLLSFPWLSADQLGHTHHIGADDGKEDAFSGMDWMAERVDLSEFDLDSLIGSCSPDGSPSSPEDLITSFECPMELDLLPLPTLPTPTDLPTTTDPLLPPTMSQLQEDPQEGFHSPPPCVPDAQEELEIKSEPQSPAPSPPPSPTFTLELGSEVYVSASISEKPLHLEVPQPVPSIVLSLSPTRIVVLLAPKREVGVTTTTITIPEILSDSDSSFSSSGQLNQPSIDTTQSRFQNESKPYPTTPKSRPQHPDQPSTTTSSGKMKSSTGGPPKEKKLKKMAQNKTAATRYRQKKKTEQEALSAECDDLEQRNHKLAEKADSIANEIQYLKDLMEEVRQAKSKKGLVTSNCTV; encoded by the exons ATGACCATGATGAGCTCACAGTTTGGCCTGGACGATATGGAGGCCCTACTCTGGGGGCCTTCCTCTCTCATGGCTGACCCCATGGGGTCGCTGCGCCACCAAGATGAAGTTACCTCGATAGAGGGGGGGGCTTCACTCCTCTCGtcatcttcctcttcttcacttctccttctatccccccctCCCACTCCGCCGTCACTGCTCCTCCAGGAAGAGAAGGCTGAGGCAGACTTGCTGTCCTTCCCTTGGCTATCTGCTGACCAGCTAGGCCACACCCATCACATTGGTGCAGATGATGGGAAAG AAGATGCCTTTTCTGGCATGGACTGGATGGCCGAGAGGGTAGACCTGAGTGAGTTTGATCTGGACTCCCTTATTGGTTCCTGCAGCCCAGACGGTTCCCCCAGCTCCCCTGAAGACCTCATCACTTCCTTTGAGTGTCCCATGGAGCTGGATTtactccccctccccactctccctaCTCCCACGGacctccccaccaccactgaTCCACTTCTCCCCCCGACCATGTCACAGCTCCAGGAAGACCCTCAGGAGGGGTTTCATTCACCTCCCCCCTGCGTCCCTGATGCCCAGGAGGAGCTGGAGATCAAGTCGGAGCCACAGTCCCcagctccctctcctcctccatctcccaccTTCACCTTAGAGCTGGGCAGTGAGGTGTATGTCTCCGCGAGCATCAGCGAGAAGCCGCTTCACCTTGAGGTACCCCAGCCGGTCCCCAGCATTGTGCTGTCTCTCTCCCCGACCCGCATCGTCGTCCTCCTGGCCCCTAAACGGGAGGTCGGTGTGACaaccaccactatcaccatcccAGAGATTCTCTCTGACAGTGACAGCAGCTTCAGCTCCTCTGGTCAGCTCAACCAGCCCTCCATCGACACAACTCAGTCAAGGTTCCAAAACGAGAGCAAACCGTACCCAACAACCCCCAAGTCTAGGCCACAACATCCAGACCAGCCATCCACCACCACATCGAGTGGGAAAATGAAGTCCTCCACTGGAGGACCCCCGAAGGAGAAGAAGCTCAAGAAGATGGCGCAGAACAAGACGGCGGCCACGCGCTACCGCCAGAAAAAGAAGACTGAGCAGGAGGCCTTGAGCGCGGAGTGTGACGACCTCGAGCAAAGGAACCACAAGCTTGCGGAGAAAGCAGACTCCATCGCCAATGAGATCCAGTATCTCAAGGACCTCATGGAGGAGGTGCGCCAAGCGAAGAGCAAGAAGGGCCTCGTAACCTCTAACTGTACTGTGTAA
- the atf4b gene encoding activating transcription factor 4b isoform X2 translates to MTMMSSQFGLDDMEALLWGPSSLMADPMGSLRHQDEVTSIEGGASLLSSSSSSSLLLLSPPPTPPSLLLQEEKAEADLLSFPWLSADQLGHTHHIGADDGKDAFSGMDWMAERVDLSEFDLDSLIGSCSPDGSPSSPEDLITSFECPMELDLLPLPTLPTPTDLPTTTDPLLPPTMSQLQEDPQEGFHSPPPCVPDAQEELEIKSEPQSPAPSPPPSPTFTLELGSEVYVSASISEKPLHLEVPQPVPSIVLSLSPTRIVVLLAPKREVGVTTTTITIPEILSDSDSSFSSSGQLNQPSIDTTQSRFQNESKPYPTTPKSRPQHPDQPSTTTSSGKMKSSTGGPPKEKKLKKMAQNKTAATRYRQKKKTEQEALSAECDDLEQRNHKLAEKADSIANEIQYLKDLMEEVRQAKSKKGLVTSNCTV, encoded by the exons ATGACCATGATGAGCTCACAGTTTGGCCTGGACGATATGGAGGCCCTACTCTGGGGGCCTTCCTCTCTCATGGCTGACCCCATGGGGTCGCTGCGCCACCAAGATGAAGTTACCTCGATAGAGGGGGGGGCTTCACTCCTCTCGtcatcttcctcttcttcacttctccttctatccccccctCCCACTCCGCCGTCACTGCTCCTCCAGGAAGAGAAGGCTGAGGCAGACTTGCTGTCCTTCCCTTGGCTATCTGCTGACCAGCTAGGCCACACCCATCACATTGGTGCAGATGATGGGAAAG ATGCCTTTTCTGGCATGGACTGGATGGCCGAGAGGGTAGACCTGAGTGAGTTTGATCTGGACTCCCTTATTGGTTCCTGCAGCCCAGACGGTTCCCCCAGCTCCCCTGAAGACCTCATCACTTCCTTTGAGTGTCCCATGGAGCTGGATTtactccccctccccactctccctaCTCCCACGGacctccccaccaccactgaTCCACTTCTCCCCCCGACCATGTCACAGCTCCAGGAAGACCCTCAGGAGGGGTTTCATTCACCTCCCCCCTGCGTCCCTGATGCCCAGGAGGAGCTGGAGATCAAGTCGGAGCCACAGTCCCcagctccctctcctcctccatctcccaccTTCACCTTAGAGCTGGGCAGTGAGGTGTATGTCTCCGCGAGCATCAGCGAGAAGCCGCTTCACCTTGAGGTACCCCAGCCGGTCCCCAGCATTGTGCTGTCTCTCTCCCCGACCCGCATCGTCGTCCTCCTGGCCCCTAAACGGGAGGTCGGTGTGACaaccaccactatcaccatcccAGAGATTCTCTCTGACAGTGACAGCAGCTTCAGCTCCTCTGGTCAGCTCAACCAGCCCTCCATCGACACAACTCAGTCAAGGTTCCAAAACGAGAGCAAACCGTACCCAACAACCCCCAAGTCTAGGCCACAACATCCAGACCAGCCATCCACCACCACATCGAGTGGGAAAATGAAGTCCTCCACTGGAGGACCCCCGAAGGAGAAGAAGCTCAAGAAGATGGCGCAGAACAAGACGGCGGCCACGCGCTACCGCCAGAAAAAGAAGACTGAGCAGGAGGCCTTGAGCGCGGAGTGTGACGACCTCGAGCAAAGGAACCACAAGCTTGCGGAGAAAGCAGACTCCATCGCCAATGAGATCCAGTATCTCAAGGACCTCATGGAGGAGGTGCGCCAAGCGAAGAGCAAGAAGGGCCTCGTAACCTCTAACTGTACTGTGTAA